From one Caminicella sporogenes DSM 14501 genomic stretch:
- the plsX gene encoding phosphate acyltransferase PlsX, whose translation MKIAVDIMGGDNAPTEIIKGSIQALKEINSSLILVGQEKVIKKEIAKYTNNFKNIEIVNADEIITNEDKPVQAVKRKKNSSMIVGLDLVKKREADCFISAGNTGALLVGSLMRVGRIKGIDRPALAPIYPTKKGFSLLVDAGANSDCKPHNLLEFAVMGLIYAEKVLKIEKPKIGLINIGIEKGKGNKLINEAFSLLEDSNLNFIGNVEARNLPEGLVDVIVCDGFTGNIVLKLTEGVAKNMAVMLKQQLMNGIVKKLAAFVLKDVFKNFKSKLDYTEYGGAPLLGIKGAVVKAHGSSNSKAIKNAIKYGEIFAENKVIENIEEMISRMGVDKFE comes from the coding sequence ATGAAAATTGCAGTTGATATTATGGGAGGAGATAATGCCCCTACTGAAATTATTAAAGGCAGTATACAAGCTCTAAAGGAAATAAATTCAAGTTTGATATTAGTTGGACAAGAAAAAGTGATAAAAAAAGAAATAGCTAAGTATACAAATAATTTTAAGAACATTGAAATAGTTAATGCAGATGAAATAATAACTAATGAAGACAAACCTGTTCAAGCAGTAAAGAGAAAAAAGAATTCTTCCATGATTGTTGGACTTGACTTAGTAAAAAAAAGAGAAGCAGATTGTTTTATTTCAGCAGGGAATACAGGTGCTTTATTAGTTGGCAGTCTAATGAGAGTTGGAAGAATAAAAGGTATTGATAGACCTGCTTTAGCACCTATATATCCTACTAAAAAGGGTTTTTCACTTCTTGTTGACGCTGGAGCAAATTCAGATTGTAAACCGCATAATCTTCTAGAGTTTGCAGTAATGGGATTAATTTATGCTGAAAAAGTTTTGAAAATTGAAAAACCCAAAATAGGATTAATTAATATAGGAATTGAAAAAGGTAAAGGCAATAAATTAATTAATGAGGCATTTTCACTTCTTGAAGATTCAAATCTCAATTTTATTGGAAATGTTGAAGCGAGAAATTTGCCTGAAGGATTAGTTGATGTTATAGTTTGTGATGGCTTTACAGGAAATATAGTATTAAAATTGACAGAAGGTGTAGCAAAAAATATGGCTGTAATGCTAAAACAGCAGTTAATGAATGGTATTGTAAAAAAGCTGGCAGCATTTGTATTGAAAGATGTTTTTAAAAATTTCAAATCAAAGCTTGATTATACTGAATATGGTGGAGCACCATTATTGGGAATTAAAGGTGCTGTAGTAAAAGCTCATGGAAGTTCAAATTCTAAAGCAATAAAAAATGCAATTAAATATGGAGAGATTTTTGCAGAAAATAAAGTAATAGAAAATATTGAAGAAATGATTAGTAGAATGGGAGTTGATAAATTTGAATAA
- the fapR gene encoding transcription factor FapR — MSSRKLSKKERQEKFLKVIEEDPFITDEELSDMFNVSIQTIRLDRLALNIPELRERVKKVAKANYKKVRTIAEAEIVGELIDLELNKRGISILETDSSMVFKKTKIVRGHYIFAMAESLAMAVIDADVALTGVANIKYRVPVLAGQKLIAKAEVTKIRGNKYFVHVKITVKDEQVFRGKFILVSI, encoded by the coding sequence ATGTCTTCCAGAAAATTAAGTAAAAAAGAAAGACAAGAAAAGTTTTTAAAGGTTATTGAGGAAGACCCTTTTATCACTGATGAAGAATTGAGTGATATGTTTAATGTTAGTATACAGACTATTAGACTGGATAGACTTGCACTAAATATTCCAGAATTAAGAGAAAGAGTGAAAAAAGTTGCCAAGGCAAATTATAAAAAAGTTAGAACAATTGCTGAAGCTGAAATAGTAGGAGAATTGATTGACCTTGAATTGAATAAAAGAGGAATTTCTATTTTAGAAACAGATTCTAGTATGGTATTTAAAAAGACTAAAATAGTAAGAGGACATTACATATTTGCAATGGCAGAATCACTGGCTATGGCTGTTATAGATGCTGATGTAGCTTTGACAGGTGTAGCTAATATTAAATATAGAGTTCCTGTTTTAGCAGGACAAAAACTTATTGCTAAAGCTGAAGTTACGAAAATAAGAGGGAACAAGTATTTTGTTCACGTTAAAATTACAGTTAAAGACGAACAGGTTTTTAGAGGCAAATTTATATTGGTATCCATATAA
- the rpmF gene encoding 50S ribosomal protein L32, whose amino-acid sequence MAVPKRKTSKARRDKRRAANIKMTAPNVIKCPQCNEPNLPHRVCKSCGYYGDKEVIKVD is encoded by the coding sequence ATGGCAGTACCTAAACGAAAAACTTCAAAGGCTAGAAGAGATAAGAGAAGAGCTGCTAATATTAAAATGACAGCTCCAAATGTAATTAAATGCCCACAATGTAATGAACCAAATTTACCACATAGAGTTTGCAAATCATGTGGTTACTATGGAGATAAAGAAGTAATTAAAGTTGATTAG
- a CDS encoding YceD family protein, with translation MKINLEQLISCRESCIDLDFYYTLDKDEIFESYDIVNAKPLHFLGKIYKKNEEYIVELNFSGNITFRCNRCLEEVDKEINGHIVTKIKLGKTEIEDNEDDSLYLEGDTIELSALVNEAVILSLPMKVLCKEDCKGLCPTCGENLNINKCKCNKEKIDPRLEKLKNFFSNNEEV, from the coding sequence ATGAAAATCAATTTAGAGCAGTTAATTAGTTGTAGAGAAAGTTGTATTGATTTAGATTTTTATTACACCCTTGATAAAGATGAAATTTTTGAAAGCTATGATATAGTCAATGCAAAGCCCTTACACTTTTTAGGTAAAATTTATAAAAAAAATGAAGAATATATAGTTGAATTAAATTTTTCAGGCAATATAACTTTTAGATGTAATAGATGTTTAGAAGAAGTTGATAAAGAAATTAATGGACACATAGTTACAAAAATAAAACTTGGCAAAACTGAAATTGAAGATAATGAAGATGACAGTCTATATCTTGAGGGTGATACAATAGAATTGTCTGCTTTAGTAAATGAAGCAGTAATTTTATCTTTGCCTATGAAAGTTTTGTGTAAAGAAGATTGTAAAGGTTTATGTCCAACATGTGGTGAAAATCTAAATATAAATAAATGTAAATGCAACAAAGAAAAAATTGATCCAAGATTGGAAAAATTAAAAAATTTTTTTAGCAATAATGAGGAGGTGTAA
- a CDS encoding acetate/propionate family kinase — translation MNVLVINCGSSSLKYQLIDMKTENVLAKGLVERIGIEGSRLKHETAKLDDKVVIKQPIKDHKDALKLVLDALVDEKHGAIKDMSEINAVGHRVVHGGEKFSGSVVIDDEVIKALEECIELAPLHNPPNLMGIRACQELMPNVPMVGVFDTAFHQTMPKHAYIYPLPYELYEKYGVRKYGFHGTSHRYVSQRAAEILGKDIKELKIITCHLGNGASLAAIQNGKSVDTSMGFTPLEGLVMGTRCGDIDPAIVTFVMEKENLDINGMNNLLNKKSGVLGISGVSSDFRDIEEAAANGNERAKLAIDKFDMRVKKYIAAYAAVMGGVDAIVFTAGLGENSITNREAICENLEFMGVKLDKEKNNIRGKEAVVSTEDSKVKILVIPTNEELMIARDTIDLVK, via the coding sequence ATGAATGTTTTAGTTATCAATTGTGGTAGTTCTTCATTAAAATATCAACTTATTGATATGAAGACTGAAAACGTTTTAGCAAAAGGTCTTGTGGAAAGAATAGGAATAGAAGGTTCTAGGCTGAAGCATGAAACTGCTAAGTTAGATGATAAAGTGGTAATAAAGCAGCCTATAAAAGACCATAAAGATGCATTAAAATTAGTGTTAGATGCTTTAGTTGATGAAAAGCATGGAGCTATAAAAGATATGTCAGAAATTAATGCTGTTGGTCATAGAGTTGTACATGGTGGAGAGAAATTTAGCGGTTCAGTAGTTATTGATGATGAAGTAATAAAAGCATTAGAAGAATGTATAGAACTTGCACCTTTACATAATCCGCCAAATTTAATGGGAATTAGAGCTTGTCAAGAGCTTATGCCTAATGTACCAATGGTAGGAGTTTTTGATACAGCTTTTCATCAAACTATGCCGAAACATGCATATATATACCCACTTCCATATGAACTTTATGAAAAATATGGTGTGAGAAAGTATGGTTTCCATGGAACAAGTCATAGATATGTATCACAAAGAGCTGCTGAGATTTTAGGAAAAGATATAAAAGAACTTAAAATAATTACTTGTCATTTAGGAAATGGTGCAAGTTTAGCAGCTATTCAAAATGGTAAATCTGTAGATACAAGTATGGGCTTTACTCCATTAGAGGGATTAGTAATGGGAACTAGATGTGGAGATATTGACCCTGCTATAGTAACTTTTGTAATGGAAAAGGAAAATTTAGATATTAATGGTATGAACAATCTTTTAAATAAAAAATCTGGAGTACTTGGAATATCTGGTGTAAGTAGTGACTTTAGAGATATTGAAGAAGCTGCTGCTAATGGAAATGAAAGAGCTAAACTTGCTATAGATAAATTTGATATGAGAGTTAAGAAGTATATAGCTGCATATGCTGCAGTTATGGGTGGCGTAGATGCCATAGTATTTACTGCAGGCTTAGGAGAAAACTCAATCACTAATAGGGAAGCTATATGTGAAAATCTTGAGTTTATGGGTGTGAAATTAGATAAAGAAAAGAACAATATAAGAGGTAAAGAAGCAGTTGTTAGTACAGAAGATTCAAAGGTAAAAATATTAGTTATTCCTACAAATGAAGAATTGATGATTGCAAGAGATACAATTGATTTAGTAAAATAA
- a CDS encoding nucleotidyltransferase, translating into MKILGIIAEYNPFHNGHKYHLNKSLKITGATHTIAVMSGNFLQRGEPALFDKWERAKMCIKEGLDLVIELPTIYACNSAEFFAKGSISILNFLNIVDYICFGSESGKIENLKNIADILCDEPKEYKLLLKKYLNTGITFPKARELALKEYLKQFSILNMKEDVLNSPNNILAIEYLKALKQLNSSIKPITIERIKADYNSDKFYENICSATAIRKFLLNNLDKIDTLKNVIPENSFEILIDNILKSKGPIFIHDLEQIIFYKLRTASPNDLKQIHDINEGLENRLKKACLISNSLKELIDNIKTKRYALTRIQRILINSLINITKSDIELIKKDFQPKYLRILGFSKKGTDIIKMIKKSCDIPIITNLKQYYPQDKIAKRILEIDIISSDIYSLLYKNKSMKRGSYDYIKKPYIDFK; encoded by the coding sequence ATGAAAATATTAGGAATAATAGCAGAATATAATCCATTTCACAATGGACATAAATATCATCTAAATAAGTCATTAAAGATTACAGGTGCAACCCACACCATAGCAGTTATGAGCGGCAATTTTCTACAAAGAGGTGAACCTGCACTATTTGATAAATGGGAAAGAGCAAAAATGTGCATAAAAGAAGGTTTAGATTTAGTTATAGAACTTCCTACTATCTATGCTTGTAATAGCGCTGAGTTTTTTGCAAAAGGAAGTATTTCTATCCTCAATTTTCTAAACATTGTAGACTATATATGTTTTGGAAGTGAAAGCGGTAAAATTGAAAATCTAAAAAATATAGCTGATATTTTATGTGATGAACCTAAAGAATATAAACTTTTATTAAAAAAATACTTGAATACGGGAATTACTTTCCCTAAAGCTAGAGAATTAGCACTAAAAGAATATTTAAAACAATTTTCTATTTTAAACATGAAAGAAGATGTTTTAAATTCTCCAAATAATATTCTCGCAATTGAATATTTAAAAGCCTTAAAACAATTAAACAGCAGTATAAAACCAATAACAATAGAAAGAATTAAAGCAGACTACAACTCCGATAAATTTTATGAAAATATATGCAGTGCTACTGCCATAAGAAAATTTCTTTTAAATAATTTAGATAAAATTGATACTCTTAAAAATGTAATTCCAGAAAACAGTTTTGAAATTCTCATAGATAATATTTTAAAATCAAAAGGACCTATTTTCATTCATGATTTAGAACAAATTATATTCTATAAATTGAGAACTGCTTCTCCTAATGATTTAAAACAAATTCATGATATAAATGAAGGTCTTGAAAACAGACTAAAAAAAGCCTGCTTAATTTCAAATTCTCTTAAAGAACTTATAGACAATATAAAAACTAAAAGATATGCTTTAACGAGAATACAGAGAATACTGATAAACTCATTAATTAATATAACCAAATCTGATATTGAACTTATAAAAAAAGATTTTCAGCCAAAATATCTCAGGATTTTAGGATTTTCAAAAAAAGGAACAGATATTATTAAAATGATAAAAAAATCTTGCGATATACCAATAATAACTAATTTAAAACAATATTATCCCCAAGATAAAATTGCAAAACGAATTTTAGAAATAGATATAATATCATCTGATATATACAGTCTCCTCTATAAAAATAAAAGTATGAAACGAGGAAGTTATGATTACATAAAAAAACCGTATATAGACTTTAAATAA
- the ylbJ gene encoding sporulation integral membrane protein YlbJ, with product MISVFIFLIIVIFAFILLKQNKIILKNLKYILMMIIITCMVFLIVLYPKEIIEATQNGLNVWFNSVLPSLLPFFIGSELLVGLGIVKFLGILIEPIIKPVFKVPGEASFVFAMSITSGYPMGAKLTSYLRKNKSISKVEAQRMIAFCSTSGPLFIIGAVAIGMFSSPKIGPYIALSHYLGALTIGILFRFYKSNETYSSKKNGKKNILRNAFNEMIYARQKDGRSFGKLLSDSVNESISTLILIGGLIVVFSVINCELSLIGLTDYIYKITKNIFNTNITKNLIETIFAGFIEITMGCKLASQLVNFTPIVKIVLATMIISWSGLSIHAQVASLINETDIDIKIYIFSKFLHSIFSGMYIYIIAKIFKLTLAYTYKETFLQEFQGIKNYCWFNTFFFSTKLFLTILCTLACIGIFFSLINKNNN from the coding sequence TTGATTTCGGTTTTCATATTTTTAATAATAGTTATTTTTGCTTTTATATTGTTAAAACAAAATAAAATAATTTTAAAAAATCTAAAGTACATATTAATGATGATAATAATTACATGCATGGTCTTTCTTATTGTCCTATATCCTAAAGAAATAATTGAAGCTACACAAAATGGCTTAAACGTATGGTTTAACTCGGTACTACCTTCTCTACTACCTTTTTTTATTGGTTCAGAATTATTAGTAGGATTGGGAATAGTAAAATTTTTAGGTATCCTTATCGAACCAATTATTAAACCCGTTTTTAAAGTTCCCGGAGAAGCTTCTTTTGTATTTGCAATGAGTATTACATCTGGGTATCCAATGGGTGCAAAATTGACATCTTATTTGCGTAAAAATAAAAGTATAAGTAAAGTTGAAGCGCAAAGAATGATTGCATTTTGCAGTACTTCTGGTCCTTTATTTATCATTGGTGCTGTAGCAATAGGAATGTTCAGCTCTCCAAAAATTGGACCTTATATTGCACTATCTCATTATTTGGGAGCTCTAACCATAGGTATACTATTTAGATTTTACAAATCAAATGAAACATACTCATCTAAAAAAAATGGTAAAAAAAATATATTGAGAAATGCTTTTAATGAAATGATTTATGCACGACAAAAAGATGGACGGTCTTTTGGAAAATTGTTAAGTGATTCAGTTAATGAATCTATTTCTACTTTAATCCTAATAGGTGGACTAATTGTAGTATTTTCAGTTATAAACTGTGAACTGTCATTAATAGGTTTAACAGATTATATATATAAAATTACTAAAAATATATTTAATACAAACATAACTAAAAATTTAATTGAAACAATATTTGCCGGTTTTATTGAAATAACAATGGGATGCAAATTAGCATCCCAACTAGTTAATTTTACTCCTATTGTTAAAATAGTTTTAGCAACTATGATAATTTCTTGGAGTGGACTGTCAATCCACGCACAAGTTGCAAGCTTAATAAACGAAACCGATATAGATATTAAAATATATATTTTTTCTAAATTTTTACACTCAATTTTTTCAGGTATGTACATATATATAATTGCAAAAATTTTTAAACTTACACTGGCATACACATATAAAGAAACATTTCTTCAAGAATTTCAAGGAATAAAAAATTACTGTTGGTTTAATACATTTTTCTTTTCAACAAAATTATTTTTAACAATACTCTGTACATTAGCATGCATTGGAATCTTTTTTAGTCTAATAAATAAAAATAATAATTAA
- a CDS encoding ATPase — translation MSVLNLLDELEDILENGSSIPFSGKVLIDREEITELLKEIRIQLPDEVKQAQWIREERNKILIDAQSEAERIIEEAKRQVEELINQQEIIKLAQDKANEIVEQAKKQAHEIRVGSLQYADEILEKLEKNISDVSEIIRNNRMELKEMNI, via the coding sequence ATGAGTGTGTTAAATTTATTAGATGAACTAGAAGATATTTTGGAAAATGGTTCTTCAATACCTTTTTCTGGGAAAGTATTAATAGATAGAGAAGAGATTACTGAGTTGTTGAAAGAGATAAGAATACAACTTCCAGATGAAGTAAAGCAAGCTCAGTGGATTAGAGAAGAAAGGAATAAGATATTAATAGATGCTCAAAGTGAAGCTGAAAGAATTATTGAAGAAGCAAAAAGACAGGTAGAAGAATTAATTAATCAACAAGAAATTATTAAATTAGCACAAGATAAGGCTAATGAAATTGTTGAACAAGCTAAAAAACAAGCACATGAAATTAGAGTGGGTTCACTACAGTATGCTGATGAAATATTAGAAAAACTTGAAAAAAATATTTCTGATGTATCTGAAATCATCAGAAATAATAGGATGGAATTAAAAGAAATGAATATTTAA
- the coaD gene encoding pantetheine-phosphate adenylyltransferase, producing MKIAVYPGSFDPITNGHLDIIKRSAKIFDKLVVAVLNNPNKKPIFNLDERVEMIKEATKDLNNVKIDYFSGLLIDYMNNINANIIVKGLRAISDFEYEFQMALMNRKLNENIETIFMMTNSEYSYLSSSLIKEVYKFGGSIEGLVPKIVVEKLQEKL from the coding sequence ATGAAAATAGCAGTTTATCCTGGAAGTTTTGATCCAATAACTAATGGACATTTAGATATAATCAAGAGGTCTGCAAAAATTTTTGATAAGTTAGTTGTTGCAGTTTTGAATAATCCAAATAAAAAACCTATTTTTAATCTTGATGAACGAGTAGAAATGATTAAAGAAGCTACGAAAGATTTAAATAATGTCAAAATAGATTACTTTTCTGGTTTATTAATAGATTATATGAATAATATAAATGCAAATATAATTGTTAAAGGTTTGAGAGCTATATCAGATTTTGAGTATGAATTTCAAATGGCTTTGATGAACAGAAAGTTAAATGAAAATATAGAGACAATATTTATGATGACAAATAGTGAATATTCTTATTTAAGTTCGAGTTTGATAAAGGAAGTATATAAATTCGGTGGTAGTATAGAAGGATTAGTCCCAAAAATCGTTGTAGAAAAATTACAAGAAAAACTTTGA